A single region of the Plantactinospora soyae genome encodes:
- a CDS encoding DEAD/DEAH box helicase, translating into MSSPAERYAAARRRAAQANSFPALNVFAQQLGFDLDDFQREACQALERGSGVLVCAPTGAGKTVVGEFAVHLALHAGDGVSAGGVGAATGGGAATRPAGAGAPAAGGVARKCFYTTPIKALSNQKYHDLVARYGSDQVGLLTGDNVINGDAPVVVMTTEVLRNMLYAGSSTLTGLAYVVMDEVHYLADRFRGGVWEEVIIHLPESVTLVSLSATVSNAEEFADWLVTVRGETEVVVSEHRPVPLWQHMLVNRRMFDLFHDADAARKHDVHPELLRYTREMLRRLELGDGRTHGPGWGRSGGRGPRWRGPLRADIVERLDREGLLPAILFLFSRAGCDAAVQQCLAAGLRLTSPEERTEIRRVVESRITSVPGEDLAVLGYWEWLDGLERGLAAHHAGMLPAFKEVVEELFVRGLVKAVFATETLALGINMPARCVVLERLVKFNGEAHVDLTPGEYTQLTGRAGRRGIDVEGHAVVVWSPEVDPRHVAGLASTRTYPLKSSFRPSYNMAVNLVGSVGAAPARELLESSFAQFQADRSVVGLARQVQRNVETVEAYGAEIRCHLGDFDEYFGLRLAIADREQTLARQGQNQRRTATLTALERLRVGDVIRVPSGRRAGLAVVLDPGASGFGEPRPLVLTQDRWAGRVTPGDFTTPAEVLARIRVPKNFNHRSPAARRDLAAAVSGTGLDRQAGRRGSRSRGGGGEDDRLSQLRAELRRHPCHACPDREEHARWAERRRRLERDTTEIRQRVAGRTGSLTRTFDRVCGILTARGYLSDSGEVTDAGRMLGRIWTEADLLVAECLRRGVWAGLSPSELAAAVSVVVYEARRDTDERASVPRGVVSAAVDETLKIWAELESDEASRGLEATREPDLGFVWPVYRWAKGEPLAKVLASGHNLDGDMPAGDFVRWARQVVDLLGQVADSAGASVELRGTARQAMGSINRGVLAYHGAT; encoded by the coding sequence ATGTCGAGCCCCGCCGAGCGGTACGCCGCGGCGCGCCGCCGGGCCGCGCAGGCCAATTCCTTTCCCGCCCTGAACGTGTTCGCCCAGCAGCTCGGGTTCGACCTCGACGACTTCCAGCGGGAGGCGTGCCAGGCCCTGGAGCGGGGCAGTGGTGTGCTGGTCTGTGCGCCGACCGGCGCGGGTAAGACCGTCGTCGGTGAGTTCGCGGTGCATCTGGCGTTGCATGCGGGCGACGGCGTCTCGGCCGGTGGGGTCGGCGCGGCGACCGGTGGTGGTGCCGCCACCCGACCGGCCGGTGCCGGTGCGCCAGCTGCCGGCGGGGTGGCCCGGAAGTGCTTCTACACCACGCCGATCAAGGCGCTGTCGAACCAGAAGTACCACGACCTGGTGGCCCGGTACGGCTCGGACCAGGTGGGGCTGCTGACCGGGGACAACGTGATCAACGGCGACGCGCCGGTGGTGGTGATGACCACCGAGGTGCTGCGCAACATGCTCTACGCCGGTTCGTCGACCCTGACCGGCCTGGCCTACGTGGTGATGGACGAGGTGCACTACCTCGCGGACCGGTTCCGGGGCGGGGTCTGGGAAGAGGTGATCATCCACCTGCCGGAGTCCGTGACGCTGGTCTCGCTCTCGGCGACGGTCTCCAACGCGGAGGAGTTCGCGGACTGGCTGGTCACCGTCCGGGGCGAGACCGAGGTGGTGGTCAGCGAGCACCGCCCGGTGCCGCTCTGGCAGCACATGCTGGTCAACCGGCGGATGTTCGACCTGTTCCACGACGCCGACGCGGCCCGCAAGCACGACGTGCATCCCGAACTGCTGCGCTACACCCGGGAGATGCTGCGCCGGCTCGAACTCGGGGACGGCCGTACCCACGGGCCGGGCTGGGGGCGCAGCGGCGGCCGGGGGCCACGCTGGCGTGGACCGCTGCGGGCCGACATCGTCGAACGGCTCGACCGGGAGGGGCTGCTGCCGGCGATCCTGTTCCTCTTCAGCCGGGCCGGCTGCGACGCGGCCGTCCAGCAGTGCCTGGCCGCCGGGCTGCGGTTGACCAGTCCGGAGGAGCGGACCGAGATCCGGCGGGTGGTGGAGAGCCGGATCACCAGCGTGCCCGGCGAGGATCTGGCCGTACTCGGCTACTGGGAGTGGCTCGACGGCCTGGAGCGTGGACTGGCCGCCCACCACGCGGGCATGCTGCCGGCGTTCAAGGAGGTGGTCGAGGAGCTGTTCGTGCGCGGTCTGGTCAAGGCGGTCTTCGCGACCGAGACCCTGGCGCTCGGGATCAACATGCCGGCCCGCTGCGTCGTGCTGGAACGGTTGGTCAAGTTCAACGGCGAGGCGCACGTCGACCTGACGCCGGGGGAGTACACCCAGCTCACCGGCCGGGCCGGCCGGCGGGGGATCGACGTCGAGGGGCACGCCGTCGTCGTCTGGTCGCCCGAGGTCGACCCCCGGCACGTGGCAGGACTCGCCTCCACCCGTACGTATCCGCTGAAGTCGAGCTTCCGGCCCTCGTACAACATGGCGGTCAACCTGGTCGGGTCGGTCGGCGCGGCGCCCGCACGCGAGCTGCTGGAGTCGTCGTTCGCCCAGTTCCAGGCGGACCGCTCGGTGGTCGGCCTGGCTCGGCAGGTGCAGCGCAACGTCGAGACCGTCGAGGCGTACGGCGCGGAGATTCGCTGCCATCTCGGGGACTTCGACGAGTACTTCGGGCTGCGGCTGGCGATCGCGGACCGGGAGCAGACCCTCGCCCGGCAGGGGCAGAACCAGCGGAGGACGGCGACCCTGACCGCGTTGGAGCGGCTGAGGGTCGGCGACGTGATCCGGGTGCCGTCGGGCCGGCGGGCCGGGTTGGCCGTGGTGCTCGATCCGGGCGCCAGCGGGTTCGGTGAGCCTCGCCCGCTGGTGCTCACCCAGGACCGCTGGGCCGGCCGGGTCACCCCCGGCGACTTCACCACCCCGGCCGAGGTGCTGGCCCGGATCCGGGTGCCGAAGAACTTCAACCACCGGTCGCCGGCCGCCCGGCGGGACCTGGCCGCCGCGGTCAGCGGTACCGGACTGGACCGGCAGGCGGGGCGGCGCGGCAGCCGGTCCCGGGGCGGCGGTGGCGAGGACGACCGGCTCAGCCAGCTCCGCGCCGAACTGCGCCGGCACCCCTGCCACGCCTGTCCGGACCGGGAGGAGCACGCCCGCTGGGCGGAGCGCCGCCGGCGCCTGGAGCGGGACACCACGGAGATTCGTCAACGGGTCGCCGGGCGTACCGGCTCGTTGACCCGGACGTTCGACCGGGTCTGCGGGATCCTCACCGCGCGTGGCTACCTGTCGGACTCCGGGGAGGTGACCGACGCCGGCCGGATGCTGGGGCGGATCTGGACCGAGGCCGACCTGCTGGTGGCGGAGTGCCTGCGCCGGGGGGTCTGGGCCGGGCTGTCCCCGTCGGAGCTGGCCGCCGCGGTCTCGGTGGTGGTCTACGAGGCGCGGCGGGACACCGACGAGCGGGCCTCGGTGCCCCGGGGCGTGGTCTCGGCGGCAGTGGACGAGACGTTGAAGATCTGGGCCGAGCTGGAGTCGGACGAGGCGTCCCGGGGGCTGGAGGCGACCCGCGAACCCGACCTGGGTTTCGTCTGGCCCGTCTACCGCTGGGCCAAGGGCGAACCGTTGGCGAAGGTGCTGGCCAGCGGGCACAACCTCGACGGCGACATGCCGGCCGGCGACTTCGTCCGGTGGGCCCGGCAGGTGGTCGACCTGCTCGGTCAGGTCGCCGACTCCGCCGGGGCCTCCGTGGAGCTGCGGGGGACCGCGCGGCAGGCGATGGGCTCGATCAACCGTGGGGTGCTCGCGTACCACGGGGCGACCTGA
- a CDS encoding MHYT domain-containing protein: MATIDHFQYGWITPVLSFGLSVLGSFLGLLCAARAREAQAWGRRAWWLGLAAWAIGGTAIWTMHFTAMLGFRVAGTQIRYDVPVTVLSAVIAVAVVGIGLFIVGFGRVSWPRLVLGGMFAGLGVAGMHYLGMGAMRMRGRVDYTPSLVAASVLIAVVAATAAFWLAVNVRGSRAVTGAAVVMGFAVSGMHYTGMAAMGVHAQPTGPAPAGANGSTLLLPIMLIVIFVAFVLFYALLASPTEDDRAASAYLADRAAERAAADRVAADRAAAQTTSDWATGRSAGRAGPPPARRGRRSS, translated from the coding sequence ATGGCCACGATCGACCACTTCCAGTACGGCTGGATCACGCCCGTCCTGAGTTTCGGGCTCTCCGTCCTCGGCTCGTTCCTGGGGCTGCTCTGTGCGGCACGGGCCCGCGAGGCGCAGGCCTGGGGGCGCCGCGCCTGGTGGCTCGGCCTCGCGGCCTGGGCGATCGGCGGTACGGCGATCTGGACCATGCACTTCACCGCCATGCTCGGCTTCCGGGTCGCCGGGACCCAGATCCGGTACGACGTGCCGGTCACCGTGCTGAGCGCGGTGATCGCCGTCGCCGTCGTCGGGATCGGGCTGTTCATCGTCGGCTTCGGTCGGGTCTCCTGGCCCAGGCTCGTTCTCGGCGGGATGTTCGCCGGACTGGGCGTGGCCGGCATGCACTACCTGGGGATGGGGGCGATGCGGATGCGGGGACGGGTCGACTACACGCCGTCCCTGGTCGCCGCCTCGGTGCTGATCGCGGTGGTCGCCGCGACGGCGGCGTTCTGGCTGGCGGTCAACGTCCGTGGATCCCGGGCCGTGACCGGTGCGGCCGTGGTGATGGGGTTCGCGGTCAGCGGGATGCACTACACCGGGATGGCGGCGATGGGCGTCCACGCACAGCCGACCGGACCGGCTCCCGCCGGTGCCAACGGCTCCACCCTGTTGCTGCCGATCATGCTGATCGTCATCTTCGTCGCGTTCGTACTGTTCTACGCGCTGCTCGCGTCGCCGACCGAGGACGACCGGGCGGCGTCGGCCTACCTGGCCGACCGGGCCGCCGAGCGCGCCGCCGCGGATCGGGTCGCCGCAGATCGGGCCGCAGCGCAGACCACCTCGGACTGGGCGACCGGTCGCTCGGCCGGCCGGGCCGGTCCGCCACCCGCTCGGCGCGGTCGACGCTCCTCCTGA
- a CDS encoding 5'-3' exonuclease gives MNDSRPLLLVDAASLYFRAYFGIPESAAKAPDGSPVNAVRGFLDMLATLIRARRPDRLVCALDYDWRPAWRVALLPSYKAHRVAPEGGEVVPDTLSPQVPLILELLAAIGIPAIGVDGYEADDVIGTLAATQPAPVEVASGDRDLFQLIDDARPVRLLYCGRGVAKLEDCDDTAVRAKYGVPAAGYADFAALRGDPSDGLPGVAGVGDKTAARLIDRYGSLDGVLAALDDPTSGFAPGLKTKLNAARDYLAVAPKVVRVALDVPVPPLTTTLPAAPVDPDRLLALAEQWNLAGPCRRLVDALAANVAA, from the coding sequence GTGAACGACAGCCGCCCTCTGCTTCTCGTCGATGCCGCCAGCCTCTACTTCAGGGCCTACTTCGGCATTCCGGAGTCCGCCGCCAAGGCGCCCGACGGCAGCCCGGTCAACGCGGTACGGGGATTCCTGGACATGCTGGCCACGCTGATCCGCGCCCGTCGGCCGGACCGGCTGGTCTGCGCACTCGACTACGACTGGCGACCGGCCTGGCGGGTGGCGCTGCTGCCGTCGTACAAGGCGCACCGGGTGGCGCCCGAGGGCGGTGAGGTGGTGCCCGACACCCTCTCCCCGCAGGTCCCGCTGATTCTGGAACTGCTGGCGGCGATCGGGATTCCGGCCATCGGGGTGGACGGCTACGAGGCGGACGACGTGATCGGCACCCTCGCCGCCACCCAACCGGCCCCGGTGGAGGTGGCCTCCGGCGACCGGGACCTGTTCCAACTCATCGACGACGCCCGGCCCGTGCGCCTGCTCTACTGCGGCCGGGGGGTGGCGAAGCTGGAGGACTGCGACGACACCGCCGTCCGGGCCAAGTACGGCGTGCCGGCCGCCGGGTACGCCGACTTCGCCGCCCTGCGCGGCGACCCCAGCGACGGCCTGCCCGGCGTCGCGGGCGTCGGGGACAAGACCGCGGCCCGACTGATCGACCGGTACGGCAGCCTGGACGGCGTTCTCGCCGCGCTGGACGACCCGACGTCCGGCTTCGCCCCGGGGCTGAAGACCAAACTGAACGCCGCCCGGGACTATCTGGCAGTCGCGCCGAAGGTGGTCCGGGTGGCGCTCGACGTACCGGTGCCGCCGCTGACCACGACGCTGCCGGCGGCGCCGGTCGATCCGGACCGGCTACTCGCCCTGGCCGAGCAGTGGAACCTCGCCGGCCCGTGCCGCCGCCTGGTCGACGCCCTGGCCGCGAACGTCGCCGCCTGA
- a CDS encoding DUF6069 family protein, which translates to MTATAITPPSTAIRPGTTGQPDVNVRSGRQVRRFRLLAVGAAVLTNAVLYSTAHAVGTDFVLTDPGNPVSHPLILAEIVGITLVISLLGWGTLALLERFTRRARAIWGVLATLVLVLSFVPLGIELATADTKVMLGLMHVVVAAALFPMLRQPAARR; encoded by the coding sequence ATGACCGCCACCGCCATCACCCCGCCCAGCACCGCGATCCGGCCCGGGACCACCGGCCAGCCCGACGTCAACGTCCGGTCCGGCCGGCAGGTCCGGCGCTTCCGCCTCCTCGCCGTCGGCGCGGCGGTGCTGACGAACGCCGTGCTCTACTCGACCGCCCACGCCGTAGGCACCGACTTCGTGCTCACCGACCCGGGCAACCCGGTGTCACACCCGCTGATCCTGGCCGAGATCGTCGGGATCACCCTGGTGATCTCCCTGCTCGGCTGGGGCACGCTCGCCCTGCTGGAACGGTTCACCCGCCGGGCCCGGGCCATCTGGGGCGTCCTCGCGACCCTGGTCCTGGTGCTCTCCTTCGTGCCGCTCGGCATCGAACTCGCCACCGCGGACACCAAGGTCATGCTGGGCCTGATGCACGTCGTCGTAGCCGCCGCGCTCTTCCCGATGCTGCGGCAGCCCGCCGCACGGCGCTGA